The Phragmites australis chromosome 15, lpPhrAust1.1, whole genome shotgun sequence genome window below encodes:
- the LOC133892359 gene encoding protein YABBY 7-like, translating to MSSVPVRHPCFGLEVQERLGYVQCNFCATILLVSMPCAGMQLKTVAVQCGSCAGILSVTMPPPAAAPASVELPLQEPGVDPPPRDSDESSGEDREMDAAVAENNVFPSVNKPPARKQRTPSAYNCFIKEEIRRIKARDPSISHKQAFSTASKNWAHLPRIQ from the exons ATGTCGTCCGTGCCGGTGCGCCACCCTTGCTTCGGCCTCGAGGTCCAGGAGCGCCTCGGCTACGTGCAGTGCAACTTCTGCGCCACCATCCTGCTG GTGAGCATGCCGTGCGCAGGCATGCAGCTGAAGACGGTGGCCGTGCAGTGCGGCAGCTGCGCCGGCATCCTCTCCGTCACCATGCCGCCTCCGGCTGCGGCACCGGCGTCCGTCGAGCTGCCCCTGCAG GAGCCAGGCGTTGATCCGCCGCCAAGGGACTCGGACGAGAGCAGCGGAGAGGACAGGGAGATGGACGCTGCAGTTGCAGAGAACAATGTCTTCCCCTCGGTTAACAAAC CTCCAGCTAGGAAGCAACGGACGCCGTCAGCCTACAACTGTTTCATCAA GGAGGAGATAAGGAGGATCAAGGCAAGAGATCCTAGCATCAGCCACAAACAGGCCTTCAGCACTGCTTCTAAAAAC TGGGCTCACTTGCCTAGAATCCAGTAG
- the LOC133893071 gene encoding GDSL esterase/lipase At5g03600-like, with protein sequence MALLEMSSFWTSSFAGIHPLGGQFAEPLAYMLSSRVDQEGVLDDAAVLWGQGKNIDVGLQDGQEPSFMFRAAAHVESRRHGNGASGRQYKLYVFGDSFADTGNYPLSDLTRKTRAWYYPYGSSDVDHGTSATGRFSNGLVLPDFLARIMGREESPPAESQREQNGVDPSGMNFAVGGAGAYNGTHEAPKLGKQIDKFRSLVKQGIIEKDLKDSVALIAFSGKHDYAHVKHMTNSEIEAKAIKVTDKIADGVELLMELGVTKVMVSTLPPLDCTPWLSRSYDYDDESCDSHKVASIHNAYLEQKVFQHEAVFMLDLETAFNHLVVDHHSGSSQSKHFKYQLRPCCDSFVETGYCGQMENGKEQYSVCSQPENHFYWDEINPTHDGWETVMNNLKESIKNFLDI encoded by the exons ATGGCTCTCTTGGAGATGAG cagcttctggacttcctcCTTTGCGGGCATCCACCCGCTCGGAGGGCAGTTTGCAGAGCCCCTGGCGTACATGCTTAGCTCGCGGGTTGACCAAGAGGGCGTGCTTGATGATGCGGCGGTCCTGTGGGGACAAGGCAAAAACATCGATGTTGGCCTGCAAGACGGCCAGGAGCCAAGCTTCATGTTCCGGG CAGCTGCTCATGTGGAGTCCCGGCGCCATGGCAATGGCGCCTCTGGCCGGCAGTATAAGCTGTACGTGTTTGGCGACTCCTTTGCCGACACTGGCAACTACCCGCTATCAGACTTGACCAGGAAGACGCGTGCCTGGTACTACCCCTACGGCAGCTCGGACGTCGACCACGGCACAAGTGCAACGGGCCGCTTCTCCAACGGATTGGTCCTACCTGATTTCCTCG CGAGGATTATGGGGCGGGAAGAGTCCCCTCCGGCGGAAAGTCAGAGGGAGCAGAACGGGGTCGATCCCTCTGGCATGAACTTCGCcgtcggcggcgccggcgcgtaCAATGGGACGCACGAAGCGCCGAAGCTCGGCAAGCAGATCGACAAATTCAGGAGTCTGGTCAAGCAAGGCATCATCGAGAAAGACCTCAAGGATTCGGTCGCGCTCATCGCCTTCTCCGGCAAACACGACTATGCACACGTCAAGCACATGACCAACTCCGAG ATCGAAGCTAAGGCCATAAAAGTGACAGACAAGATCGCCGACGGCGTGGAGCTGCTGATGGAGCTGGGTGTGACAAAGGTGATGGTGAGCACCCTGCCCCCGCTCGACTGCACACCGTGGTTGTCGAGGTCGTACGACTACGACGACGAGTCTTGTGACAGCCACAAGGTCGCAAGCATCCACAACGCATATCTCGAACAGAAGGTGTTTCAACATGAAGCCGTCTTCATGCTCGATCTGGAAACTGCCTTCAACCACCTCGTCGTCGATCACCATTCCG GCTCGTCGCAATCGAAGCACTTCAAATACCAGCTCAGGCCGTGCTGCGACAGCTTCGTCGAGACCGGGTACTGCGGGCAGATGGAGAACGGCAAAGAGCAGTACAGCGTGTGCTCCCAGCCGGAAAATCACTTCTACTGGGACGAGATAAACCCGACGCATGATGGCTGGGAGACCGTCATGAATAATCTCAAAGAGTCCATCAAGAATTTCCTAGATATCTAG